From Salarias fasciatus chromosome 12, fSalaFa1.1, whole genome shotgun sequence, the proteins below share one genomic window:
- the rtkna gene encoding rhotekin isoform X4 has protein sequence MFCRNQTARATVARGSALEMEIRRGKFRKSVFLETSQDSDIQKKIDHEIRMRDGACKLLAACSQRDQALEAAKSLQTCSTRIMAYMSELQKMKEAQVMQKVTRRSSDAGPMDDRLPCKGKVAISDLRIPLMWKDTEYFKNKGELHRCAVFCLLQLGGEIFDTDMVIVDRTLTDICFDNAIVFNEAGPGFELRVELYSCCSEDDYSAGSTPRKLASKLSSSLGRSAGKKLRAAMEPGPCSPVSNGGAAPLLLPVPSVPGPKYHLLAHTTLTLSHVQDSFRTHDLTISGNEECSYWLPLYGSVCCRLAAQPHCMTQQMMSGCLKVKQCGGDPQSWTKVYAILKGTSLSCYHQQEDVDASVQPAFTIGINKETRIRASEKDPHSKVQNICISNQYGGEEVTHTLTTDSREDTHRWMEAFWQHFYDMSQWKHCCDDLMKIELPSPRKPAPATPKQGSLYHEMAPLATPSCEGLLLQDNAVSAEIRALLSSYYNDSY, from the exons GACAGTGACATTCAGAAGAAGATTGACCACGAGATCCGGATGCGCGATGGAGCCTGCAAGCTGCTGGCGGCCTGCTCGCAGAGAGACCAGGCTCTGGAGGCGGCCAAGAGCCTGCAGACTTGCAGCACTCGCATCATGGCCTACATGTCGGAGCTGCAGAAGATGAAGGAGGCTCAGGTCATGCAGAAGGTCACGCGCCGATCGTCGGACGCGGGGCCGATGGACGACAGACTCCCCTGTAAAGGAAAAGTGGCGATCTCTG ATCTTCGAATCCCCCTCATGTGGAAAGACACAGAGTACTTCAAGAACAAAGGAG AGCTCCATCGGTGTGCAGTTTtctgcctgctgcagctcggAGGAGAGATTTTCGACACGGACATGGTGATAGTCGATCGGACACTCACTGATATTTGCTTTGACAACGCCATCGTCTT TAATGAAGCCGGGCCAGGCTTTGAGCTGCGTGTCGAGCTGTATAGCTGTTGTTCAGAGGACGACTACTCTGCAGGGAGCACGCCCAGGAAACTGGCCAGCAAGCTGAGCTCGTCGCTGGGCCGGTCCGCTGGGAAAAAGCTCCGTGCGGCCATGGAGCCCGGGCCCTGCAGTCCCGTCAGCAACGGAGGGGCAGCCCCTCTCCTGCTGCCAGTTCCCTCCGTCCC AGGCCCCAAGTACCACCTCTTAGCTCACACCACCCTGACGCTGTCGCACGTCCAGGACAGCTTTCGCACGCATGACCTCACCATCTCAGGCAACG AGGAGTGTTCGTACTGGCTGCCTCTCTATGGCAGTGTGTGTTGCCGCCTCGCAGCTCAGCCCCACTGTATGACCCAACAGATGATGAGTGGATGTTTGAAAGTTAAG CAGTGTGGAGGTGACCCTCAGAGTTGGACAAAAGTCTATGCCATCCTCAAAGGTACAAGCCTTTCCTGTTATCACCAACAAGAAGATGTGGATGCCAGCGTTCAGCCAGCTTTCACCATTGGCATCAACAAG GAGACCAGGATACGTGCATCCGAAAAGGACCCTCACAGTAAAGTTCAGAATATCTGTATCAGCAATCAGTACGGCGGAGAGGAGGTCACTCACACGCTGACCACGGACAGCCGGGAGGACACTCACCGCTGGATGGAGGCGTTCTGGCAACATTTCTATGACATGA GCCAGTGGAAGCACTGCTGTGACGACTTAATGAAAATTGAACTTCCTTCGCCGAGGAAACCGGCTCCTGCCACGCCGAAGCAGGGATCCCTTTACCACGAGATGG CCCCTCTTGCCACACCCTCCTGCGAGGGTCTCCTGCTGCAGGATAACGCTGTGTCTGCTGAGATTCGCGCTCTGCTCTCGTCCTATTACAACGACAG TTATTGA